The proteins below are encoded in one region of Marinobacter sp. F4206:
- the murU gene encoding N-acetylmuramate alpha-1-phosphate uridylyltransferase MurU: MKAMILAAGKGERMRPLTLTTPKPLLEVGGKPLIEHHLDHLYRAGFRSVVINHAWLGEQIESTLGSGDRFGLSLTYSREGEPLETAGGIVRALPWLTDDSDWFLVINGDIWSDFDLSGLTPPDQADALLVLTGNPPHHPDGDFHLQADGTVSEDGTDTLTFTGISLLHRRLFQGLDEHSGKLGPILREAMRRGRIRGIEHAGEWVDVGTPDRLRELDRTLLSREL, translated from the coding sequence GTGAAGGCGATGATCCTGGCCGCCGGCAAGGGCGAACGCATGCGGCCACTGACCCTGACCACGCCCAAGCCACTCCTGGAAGTCGGCGGCAAGCCACTGATCGAGCATCACCTCGACCACCTGTATCGGGCCGGGTTCCGCTCCGTGGTCATCAACCACGCCTGGCTGGGCGAGCAGATCGAATCGACCCTCGGCTCCGGTGACCGATTTGGCCTTTCCCTGACCTATTCCCGCGAAGGGGAGCCCCTGGAAACCGCGGGCGGCATCGTCCGCGCGCTTCCGTGGCTGACCGACGATTCGGACTGGTTCCTGGTCATCAACGGGGATATCTGGAGCGACTTCGACCTGTCGGGGCTGACCCCACCGGACCAGGCGGATGCCCTGCTGGTGCTGACCGGCAACCCGCCCCATCATCCAGACGGGGACTTCCACTTGCAGGCCGACGGGACCGTATCGGAAGATGGAACGGACACACTCACGTTTACCGGCATCAGCCTGCTGCACCGCCGCCTGTTCCAGGGCCTGGACGAGCATTCCGGAAAGCTCGGCCCGATACTTCGCGAGGCCATGCGCCGGGGGCGGATTCGGGGCATCGAACACGCCGGGGAATGGGTTGATGTCGGAACCCCCGACCGTCTTCGGGAACTCGACCGGACACTGCTGAGCAGGGAGCTCTGA
- a CDS encoding molecular chaperone DjlA, which produces MDDSTRQPALPSRVEAEFSSLLQELSACGHQTSTLLDRAQLPNWCRAPLFFYLGYIAKAEGRVSETDISYAEALIKALRLSRRQRRRAIDWFQQGKSVEQLPSMKGLSLRMTHRLWPAPALTVAICLCHATQLKGRPTKPRRYRCEDAIDQIGLPVTVSDDIFNSYASKVWTRYAENLAKPVSYEQACELLGVTRRDSLDIIKRAYKKKVSGCHPDKLAQREISSEEEALAKERLFRYQQAWELVKRRHRLHR; this is translated from the coding sequence ATGGACGACAGCACGCGACAGCCGGCTCTGCCCAGCCGGGTTGAGGCAGAATTCTCCAGTCTGCTCCAGGAACTGTCCGCTTGCGGCCATCAAACCTCGACGCTGCTGGACCGCGCCCAGCTTCCCAACTGGTGCCGGGCGCCGCTGTTTTTTTACCTCGGCTACATCGCCAAGGCCGAGGGCCGGGTCAGTGAAACCGACATCAGTTACGCCGAAGCGCTGATCAAGGCGCTTCGACTCTCCCGACGACAACGTCGCCGTGCCATCGACTGGTTCCAGCAAGGCAAGTCCGTGGAACAGCTGCCCTCCATGAAAGGCCTGTCCCTGCGGATGACCCATCGGTTGTGGCCGGCACCGGCCCTGACCGTGGCCATCTGCCTGTGCCACGCCACCCAACTGAAAGGCCGCCCGACCAAGCCCCGCCGGTATCGTTGCGAGGATGCCATTGACCAGATCGGGCTACCGGTCACCGTCAGCGATGACATCTTTAACAGTTACGCCAGCAAGGTCTGGACCCGCTACGCCGAGAATCTGGCCAAACCGGTCAGTTACGAGCAGGCCTGCGAACTGCTCGGAGTGACCCGCCGGGACTCCCTGGACATCATCAAGCGGGCCTACAAGAAAAAGGTATCCGGCTGCCATCCAGACAAGCTGGCCCAGAGAGAGATCAGTAGTGAGGAAGAAGCCCTGGCCAAGGAACGCCTGTTCCGCTATCAGCAGGCATGGGAACTGGTCAAACGTCGCCACCGACTGCACCGGTAG
- a CDS encoding DUF3530 family protein: MPRIASSVIKQLLLILTVPLWLDCSVASASETAAETPAREDSGANPGRSGFTTGLGEVELSQAFPDAALWLELEDDDRALGLFYPEREPPAEGALVLLADVGGNAASGVVGGLGLELVERGWAVLSVGLPAPSLPLQRSLEERLDNDDQAAGDGAGDDASAVMIDVMASPDGESPEQRYRGRVRQSLEAAVEALASRGYDRPVLLGVGRASGHLVAAQLALPNPGIMIWVAPEFYPRDALSLAESLSPRGTGILELYASRSAGSEDARRRWANLLRAGVETYERQPVSLQEPPSRQDAPALAGRIDAWLRSR, translated from the coding sequence GTGCCTAGAATCGCCAGTAGTGTCATTAAACAGTTGCTTTTGATCCTCACGGTCCCGCTATGGCTGGACTGCTCCGTTGCCAGTGCCAGCGAAACAGCGGCGGAGACGCCTGCCCGCGAAGATTCTGGTGCCAATCCGGGCCGGTCCGGGTTCACCACCGGGCTGGGTGAGGTGGAGCTGAGTCAGGCGTTTCCGGACGCGGCGCTCTGGCTGGAGCTGGAGGACGATGACCGGGCGCTGGGGTTATTCTATCCGGAGCGGGAGCCGCCGGCTGAGGGCGCGCTGGTTCTTCTGGCCGATGTCGGTGGCAATGCGGCGTCCGGGGTCGTTGGCGGCTTGGGTTTGGAGCTCGTTGAGAGGGGCTGGGCGGTACTTTCCGTGGGACTGCCGGCACCCTCCCTGCCGCTTCAGCGGTCGCTGGAAGAGCGGCTCGATAACGACGATCAGGCTGCTGGGGATGGCGCCGGCGACGACGCTTCGGCGGTGATGATTGACGTGATGGCGTCCCCGGATGGGGAGTCGCCGGAGCAGCGGTATCGAGGCCGGGTTCGCCAGAGCCTGGAGGCTGCCGTTGAAGCCTTGGCGTCGCGGGGGTATGACCGGCCGGTGCTTCTGGGTGTGGGGCGTGCCAGTGGCCACCTGGTGGCGGCGCAGCTGGCATTGCCCAATCCGGGAATCATGATCTGGGTGGCGCCGGAGTTCTATCCCCGGGATGCGCTCAGCCTGGCGGAAAGCCTGTCCCCTCGCGGCACCGGTATTCTCGAGCTCTATGCCTCTCGCAGTGCCGGCAGCGAGGACGCCCGACGGCGTTGGGCGAACCTGCTCCGGGCCGGCGTTGAGACCTACGAGCGCCAGCCGGTCAGCCTGCAAGAGCCACCGTCGAGACAGGATGCGCCAGCCCTGGCGGGCCGAATCGACGCCTGGCTCAGGTCCCGTTAG
- the rpe gene encoding ribulose-phosphate 3-epimerase has translation MNPYLIAPSILSADFARLGEEVDNVLAAGADVVHFDVMDNHYVPNLTIGPMVCEALRKHGVTAPIDVHLMVSPVDDLIRMFIDAGASYITFHPEASSHIDRSLQLIRDGGCKAGLVFNPATPLHYMDHVMDKLDMVLMMSVNPGFGGQKFIPGTLDKLREARKRIDASNFNIRLEIDGGVKTENIREIAEAGADTFVAGSAIFNTDDYKTTIDAMREELERARKVIGQ, from the coding sequence ATGAACCCATACCTGATTGCCCCATCCATCCTGTCGGCCGATTTTGCCCGCCTCGGCGAAGAAGTCGATAACGTATTGGCCGCCGGCGCCGACGTTGTCCATTTCGACGTGATGGACAATCACTACGTTCCGAACCTGACCATTGGCCCCATGGTCTGCGAGGCGCTGCGCAAACATGGCGTGACCGCACCGATTGACGTCCACCTGATGGTGTCCCCGGTGGACGACCTGATCCGCATGTTCATCGATGCCGGCGCCAGCTACATCACTTTCCATCCCGAAGCCAGCAGTCACATTGACCGGTCCCTGCAACTGATCCGTGACGGTGGCTGCAAAGCCGGGCTGGTATTCAACCCGGCTACGCCGCTGCATTACATGGACCATGTCATGGACAAGCTCGACATGGTGCTGATGATGTCGGTCAACCCGGGCTTCGGCGGCCAGAAATTCATCCCTGGAACTTTGGACAAGCTACGGGAGGCGCGCAAGCGCATCGACGCCAGCAACTTCAACATTCGCCTGGAAATCGACGGTGGCGTGAAGACCGAGAACATCCGGGAGATCGCCGAGGCGGGCGCCGATACCTTTGTCGCCGGCTCCGCCATCTTCAATACCGACGACTACAAGACCACCATCGACGCCATGCGTGAGGAGCTGGAGCGGGCGCGCAAGGTTATCGGCCAATGA
- a CDS encoding phosphoglycolate phosphatase — protein MSLTGLFSPRWPGVALFDLDGTLVDSAPDLAAAVDQMLEQLGRSPAGIDRVRDWVGNGASVLVRRALAGQSDWEPAQPKDDALFKDALAIFYYAYEQINGRHSVVYPGVDACLRHLKHHGCKLGVVTNKPEQFVAPLLKQMGLEHWFDVSIGGDTLSVKKPDPAPLLHAMEALGGTRGTTVMVGDSAADISAALAAGMPCVAVRYGYNFGKPVDALGADAVVDSLDELL, from the coding sequence ATGAGTCTGACGGGACTGTTCAGCCCCCGGTGGCCGGGTGTTGCCCTGTTTGATCTGGACGGCACCCTGGTCGACAGCGCCCCCGACCTCGCCGCCGCCGTAGACCAGATGCTGGAACAGCTCGGCCGCTCACCGGCCGGCATTGACCGCGTTCGCGATTGGGTTGGCAACGGCGCCAGCGTGCTGGTTCGTCGCGCGCTGGCGGGCCAGAGCGACTGGGAACCGGCGCAGCCGAAAGACGACGCCCTGTTCAAGGACGCCCTTGCCATCTTTTACTACGCCTACGAGCAAATCAATGGCCGGCATTCGGTGGTGTACCCGGGAGTCGATGCCTGCCTCCGGCACCTGAAACATCACGGTTGCAAGCTCGGCGTGGTCACCAACAAACCGGAACAGTTTGTCGCGCCACTGCTGAAGCAGATGGGACTGGAGCACTGGTTCGACGTCAGCATCGGCGGCGATACCCTGAGCGTGAAAAAACCGGACCCTGCGCCTTTGCTGCACGCCATGGAAGCCCTGGGCGGCACCCGCGGCACCACGGTCATGGTGGGCGACTCCGCCGCGGACATCAGCGCGGCCCTGGCAGCCGGCATGCCCTGCGTGGCAGTCCGCTACGGATACAATTTCGGTAAGCCGGTTGATGCCCTGGGCGCCGACGCGGTTGTTGATTCACTGGACGAGCTTTTGTAA
- the trpE gene encoding anthranilate synthase component I, producing the protein MTPEQFSELAQAGFNRIPVYREVLADLDTPLSTYLKLASGPYSYLFESVQGGEKWGRYSIIGLPSHEVLKVFDHRIEVTRGGKLVEEADVEDPLAFVEQYQARFNAPDLDELPRFNGGLVGYFGYDTVRFIEKRLRKSCPPDKIGTPDILLMVSDEIVVFDNLRGKLHLIVHADPSVDGAFDKAQARIDELENRLHRQTANAPRTPEHLRGKTVDESDFVSGFTQDKFESAVGKIKEYVLDGDVMQTVISQRMSIPFEAPPLNLYRSLRVLNPSPYMYFLDLDDFHIVGSSPEILARVEDEEVTVRPIAGTRKRGATDAEDKALETELLADPKEIAEHLMLIDLGRNDAGRVSETGTVRLTDKMIVERYSHVMHIVSNVTGRLNPDTSCLDVLRATLPAGTLSGAPKIRAMEIIDELEPVKRGVYGGAVGYLSFNGNMDTAIAIRTAVIKDKTLHIQAGAGVVADSVPRLEWKETMNKGRAIFRAVAMTYNDFDH; encoded by the coding sequence ATGACACCCGAGCAATTCTCCGAGCTCGCCCAAGCCGGCTTTAACCGTATCCCTGTCTACCGCGAAGTGCTCGCAGACCTGGACACGCCACTCAGTACTTATCTGAAACTGGCCAGTGGACCTTACTCCTATCTCTTCGAATCCGTTCAGGGCGGTGAGAAATGGGGCCGCTATTCCATCATCGGCCTGCCGAGCCATGAAGTGCTCAAGGTCTTCGATCATCGGATCGAAGTGACCCGGGGCGGAAAACTGGTGGAGGAAGCCGACGTCGAGGACCCACTGGCGTTTGTGGAACAGTACCAGGCCCGCTTCAACGCGCCGGACCTGGATGAGCTGCCGCGATTCAACGGCGGTCTGGTCGGCTACTTCGGCTACGACACCGTCCGCTTCATCGAAAAGCGCCTGCGCAAGAGCTGCCCGCCGGACAAGATCGGTACGCCGGATATCCTGCTGATGGTGTCAGACGAAATTGTGGTGTTCGACAACCTCCGCGGCAAGTTGCATTTGATCGTCCATGCCGACCCGTCGGTGGACGGTGCCTTCGATAAGGCCCAGGCCCGGATTGATGAGCTCGAAAACCGGCTGCACCGGCAGACCGCCAACGCCCCGCGCACGCCCGAGCACCTTCGCGGCAAGACCGTGGACGAGAGCGATTTCGTCTCCGGCTTCACCCAGGACAAATTCGAGTCCGCGGTCGGCAAGATCAAGGAATACGTGCTGGACGGCGACGTGATGCAGACCGTGATTTCCCAGCGCATGTCGATCCCCTTCGAGGCACCGCCGCTGAACCTGTACCGGTCGCTGCGGGTGCTCAACCCCTCGCCTTACATGTATTTCCTGGATCTGGACGACTTCCACATCGTCGGCTCGTCGCCGGAAATCCTGGCCCGGGTGGAAGACGAGGAAGTGACGGTCCGCCCCATCGCCGGCACTCGCAAGCGCGGTGCCACCGATGCCGAGGACAAGGCCCTGGAAACCGAGCTTCTGGCCGACCCGAAAGAGATTGCCGAACACCTGATGCTGATCGATCTGGGCCGCAATGACGCCGGCCGGGTCTCGGAAACCGGCACCGTTCGACTGACCGACAAAATGATCGTGGAGCGCTACTCCCACGTCATGCACATCGTCTCCAACGTCACCGGCCGCCTGAACCCGGACACCAGTTGCCTCGACGTGCTCCGGGCCACCCTGCCCGCCGGCACCCTCAGTGGCGCCCCCAAGATCCGCGCCATGGAAATCATTGATGAACTGGAGCCGGTCAAACGCGGCGTCTACGGCGGGGCCGTCGGCTACCTCTCATTCAATGGCAACATGGACACGGCCATCGCCATCCGCACAGCGGTGATCAAGGACAAGACCCTGCACATCCAGGCCGGGGCCGGCGTGGTGGCAGACTCGGTGCCCCGCCTCGAGTGGAAGGAAACCATGAACAAGGGCCGTGCGATTTTCCGCGCGGTGGCCATGACCTACAACGATTTCGACCACTGA
- a CDS encoding aminodeoxychorismate/anthranilate synthase component II, protein MLLMIDNYDSFTYNVVQYLAELGADVQVHRNDEITVEEIEALKPERLVISPGPCTPNEAGISMAAIRHFAGKLPILGICLGHQAIGQVYGGDVIRAGRVMHGKVSPVYHRDTGVFRGLNNPLQATRYHSLVIDQTTLPECLEVTAWTRNDDGSVEEIMGVRHKTLPIEGVQFHPESIMTEQGHELLRNFLRS, encoded by the coding sequence ATGTTGCTGATGATCGATAACTACGATTCCTTCACCTACAACGTGGTGCAGTACCTGGCCGAGCTGGGTGCCGACGTGCAGGTCCATCGGAATGACGAAATCACTGTGGAAGAGATCGAGGCCTTGAAGCCGGAGCGCCTGGTCATTTCGCCGGGGCCGTGCACGCCCAACGAAGCGGGCATTTCCATGGCGGCCATTCGACACTTTGCCGGCAAACTCCCGATCCTTGGCATCTGTCTTGGCCACCAGGCCATCGGTCAGGTCTACGGCGGCGACGTCATCCGTGCCGGGCGCGTGATGCACGGTAAGGTCTCCCCGGTGTATCACCGGGACACCGGGGTCTTCCGTGGCCTGAACAACCCGCTCCAGGCCACCCGTTACCACAGTCTGGTCATCGACCAGACGACCCTGCCGGAGTGCCTGGAAGTCACCGCCTGGACCCGTAATGACGACGGCTCGGTGGAAGAAATCATGGGCGTGCGCCACAAGACCCTGCCCATTGAGGGGGTGCAGTTCCATCCTGAGTCTATTATGACCGAGCAGGGTCACGAACTGCTGCGCAACTTCCTGCGAAGCTGA
- the trpD gene encoding anthranilate phosphoribosyltransferase produces MDMKDALNRIASNLDLSREEMKQVMRIVMNGEATDAQIGAFLMGLRLKSETIDEITGATEVMRELATGVTVKAEPLVDIVGTGGDGANLFNVSSASAFVVAAAGGYVAKHGNRGVSSKSGSADLIEKAGINLNMTPDQVARCIEQIGVGFMFAPAHHGAMKHAIGPRKELGCRTIFNILGPMTNPAGVKRQLLGVFTRDLCRPMAEVLQRLGSEHIMVVCSKDGLDEISLASPTHVAELKNGEITEYDITPEDLGVKSQSLVGLTVDSSEDSLKLIRAAFGRGHDEMAEKARDLIALNAGAAIYVAGLADTPKAGVELALDAIGSGLAAGKMSELADFSQCF; encoded by the coding sequence ATGGACATGAAAGACGCTCTGAACCGGATTGCCTCCAACCTGGACCTGTCCCGGGAAGAGATGAAACAGGTCATGCGCATCGTGATGAATGGCGAGGCCACCGATGCTCAGATCGGGGCTTTTCTCATGGGGCTGCGACTCAAGAGCGAAACCATCGATGAGATCACCGGCGCCACCGAAGTCATGCGCGAACTGGCCACCGGCGTGACGGTCAAGGCCGAGCCGCTGGTGGACATCGTGGGCACCGGTGGTGACGGCGCCAACCTGTTCAACGTGTCTTCAGCCTCCGCCTTCGTGGTCGCCGCCGCCGGCGGCTATGTCGCCAAGCATGGCAACCGGGGCGTGTCCTCCAAGAGCGGCAGCGCCGACCTGATCGAGAAAGCCGGCATCAACCTGAACATGACACCGGACCAGGTCGCCCGCTGCATCGAACAGATCGGCGTGGGCTTCATGTTTGCCCCGGCCCACCATGGCGCCATGAAGCACGCCATCGGACCGCGCAAGGAACTCGGTTGCCGCACCATCTTCAACATCCTCGGGCCGATGACCAACCCGGCCGGCGTCAAGCGCCAGCTGCTCGGGGTGTTCACCCGGGACCTGTGTCGGCCCATGGCGGAAGTACTCCAGCGCCTGGGTTCCGAGCACATCATGGTGGTCTGTTCGAAAGACGGGCTGGATGAAATCAGCCTGGCCAGCCCCACTCATGTTGCGGAGCTGAAAAATGGCGAAATCACCGAATACGACATCACCCCCGAGGACCTGGGTGTGAAGAGCCAGTCCCTGGTCGGTCTGACCGTGGACAGCTCCGAGGACTCCCTGAAACTGATCCGCGCCGCCTTTGGCCGTGGCCACGACGAGATGGCGGAAAAGGCACGAGACCTGATTGCCCTGAATGCCGGAGCGGCCATCTACGTGGCCGGGCTGGCAGACACGCCGAAGGCCGGCGTCGAGCTGGCCCTGGACGCCATCGGCTCTGGCCTGGCTGCGGGCAAGATGTCCGAACTGGCCGACTTTTCCCAGTGTTTCTGA
- the trpC gene encoding indole-3-glycerol phosphate synthase TrpC — protein sequence MTDRHLDKTPTILRKIVDRKWEEIDERKPRVSIDDLKAMAGDQPPARGFANTLRRRIEQQTPAVIAEIKKASPSKGILRDPFEPAAIADSYEQGGAACLSVLTDRDFFQGHEDYLVAARNACGLPVIRKDFMVAPYQVYESRAIGADCILLIAACLTRDQMQELEGIAHEIGLDVLVEVHDGAELDDALTLKTPLVGINNRNLHTFEVSLDTTFDLHERIAADRLSITESGIMTRADVEAMTARGIYGFLVGESFMRAEEPGQKLQELFFPEG from the coding sequence ATGACTGACAGACATCTGGACAAGACTCCCACCATCCTGCGGAAAATCGTTGATCGGAAATGGGAAGAGATTGACGAGCGCAAACCCAGGGTCAGCATCGACGACCTGAAAGCCATGGCCGGTGACCAGCCGCCAGCCCGCGGATTCGCCAATACCCTGCGCCGCCGTATCGAACAGCAGACGCCGGCGGTGATTGCCGAGATCAAGAAGGCCTCGCCCAGCAAGGGCATACTGCGGGACCCGTTTGAACCCGCGGCCATTGCCGACAGCTATGAACAGGGCGGCGCCGCCTGCCTGTCCGTACTCACCGACAGGGATTTCTTCCAGGGCCACGAAGATTATCTGGTGGCCGCCCGCAACGCCTGTGGCCTGCCGGTCATCCGCAAGGACTTTATGGTCGCGCCTTACCAGGTGTATGAGAGCCGGGCCATTGGCGCAGACTGCATCCTGCTGATTGCCGCTTGCCTGACCAGGGACCAGATGCAGGAGCTGGAAGGCATCGCCCATGAAATCGGCCTGGACGTGCTGGTAGAAGTTCATGATGGCGCCGAACTGGACGACGCCCTAACACTAAAAACCCCGCTGGTCGGTATCAACAACCGCAACCTGCACACCTTCGAGGTGTCCCTGGACACCACTTTCGACCTGCACGAGCGCATTGCCGCCGACCGGCTGAGCATCACCGAAAGCGGCATCATGACCCGCGCCGATGTCGAGGCGATGACCGCCCGAGGAATTTATGGATTCTTGGTCGGGGAATCGTTCATGCGAGCTGAGGAGCCGGGGCAGAAGCTTCAAGAGCTATTTTTTCCGGAAGGCTGA
- a CDS encoding DUF4202 domain-containing protein, with translation MTALAQLDCALETIDRANRADPNRETVDGESLPREYAYSLHMTRWLFTLETAPSERMQIACRAQHIERWTIPRRDYPEGRKSYYQWRQACGRMHGQRAAEIMAGCGYDSAECEKVETILTKRELRNDADTQLLEDVACMVFLERYFADFYEEKADYDREKWLRIVRRTWGKMSPRGHEAALKLAEGMPAHLLAVLQEALAEPRE, from the coding sequence ATGACCGCCTTAGCACAATTAGACTGTGCGCTGGAGACCATTGATCGCGCCAATCGTGCCGATCCCAATCGGGAAACCGTCGATGGCGAATCGTTGCCCCGGGAATATGCCTACAGCCTGCACATGACCCGTTGGCTGTTTACCCTTGAGACGGCTCCCTCCGAGCGCATGCAGATTGCCTGTCGGGCCCAGCACATTGAACGCTGGACCATCCCCCGCAGAGACTATCCGGAAGGCCGGAAATCTTATTACCAGTGGCGTCAGGCCTGTGGCCGGATGCATGGGCAGCGGGCGGCCGAGATCATGGCCGGGTGCGGGTACGATTCCGCGGAGTGCGAGAAGGTGGAAACCATCCTGACCAAGCGCGAACTGCGTAACGATGCCGACACCCAGCTGCTGGAAGATGTCGCCTGCATGGTCTTTCTGGAACGGTATTTCGCCGATTTCTATGAGGAAAAGGCGGACTACGATCGGGAAAAGTGGCTGCGCATCGTGCGCCGGACCTGGGGCAAGATGTCGCCCCGGGGGCATGAGGCGGCATTGAAGCTGGCTGAGGGTATGCCGGCACATCTGCTGGCGGTGTTGCAGGAGGCGTTGGCTGAACCGCGGGAATGA